Part of the Lolium rigidum isolate FL_2022 chromosome 6, APGP_CSIRO_Lrig_0.1, whole genome shotgun sequence genome, AGCTCTCAGGTAACCAACCATTCATGATTGCCACGTAGCGTCCCATGCTGTCGGTGTCAACCACGTACGCTCCGCGTCACCTGCATACTTATATACAGAGATCCACGAGAGgctgtgcggcggcggcggcggcgagggggagccATGGTTTTACTTCAGTGAGCGGCAGGAGCGGGAGGCGCGGGGCGGCCGCCCGAGCCGGACCACGCCGTCGGGGTACTGGAAGGCTGCGGGCACGCCGGGGGTCGTCTACGGCGCCGACCGTCGGGCAATCGGGATGAGGAAGACCATGGTGTTCTACCGCGGCCGCGCGCCGTCCGGGACCAAGACCAAGTGGAAAATGAACGAGTACAGGGCGTTCCATCACGACAATGACGTCGCCGGCGGCTTAGTCGCTGGGCCAGGGTCAGGGTTCTcccacgccgccgcgccgccgaacCTCCCTCCGCAGGTACTATACTCGATCGAATGATTGAATGGATGTTGCTTTCTCATCTTGGCAGCCGTTGGAGGTACTGGCGGACGGCCGAGTGCCGACGTACGCATCAATGTCATGTCGATCTCCAAGCATAAATTCGTGTGGAAaagtagcttcaactagtcaggcACTCAGGCTGTCACTTGCCGCGCCGGATTAAGTGTCCACAAGCACCTTCAACTAGGCAGGCTTCAGATTATGTGTGGTTCTTAGATAGTGCCAAACTGCCAATAAGCTAGGTCGCCATGATGAAAGCCCCACCTATGTGTACATAAAGTCGAAAACTAGTTGATGATATGTTGTTGCTTAATCTGCATATGGCTAACCCGCACATTTTCTGCTTCTTGTAGCTGAGAAGCGAGTTCAGCTTGTGCCGACTGTACACCAGATCGGGCACCCTGCGACAGTTTGATCGCCGGCccgtcgccgccgctgctgcaGGCGGCGACAATCCAGGGCCAGCCACGGCAGCCGCGATGTCGCTGTCGCCCGACGACGGTGACGGCTCCGGTGGATCCATGCATCTCCATGAAGAGGAGCTGATGGAGGGAAGTGGCGGTGATCCTTACGGGGACGACATTTCCACATTGGCTGCTCTTCTCTACTGGCCTGTAGACTAGATAAAGCACACACATACTTGATTAGTTTCTTGAGCACATCATACTTGATTAGTTTCTCTATGGAGCGGAGTAGTATTTTCAGGAGAAGAAAGATACTCCGCCCAATTCGGTTGAACTTATGGTTCTTAATACCATATCTCCACCAATTTATACCGTGAATCCCTTGTTATAAGTATAACTAGCACAATGGTCCTGGCAAAGGCGAGGacatcatctcttatgtattgaaTTTGATTACAAATAAATTTAATTTTTTgtgtgtatcacttttatgctgcAAGAAATAACATGGTTGTACACCCACGGCAGATGTAATGGTACATAAATTATCACCTATATGGGAGACTTATTTAATCATCTTTGGTTTATGAGCGAATAAGCATCGATACTAATGAATGTTTGTGGCTCGCGCTTGAACGATAATCAAACGATTTCGAACACTAGGCTCACACACGTTGAGATAGGCTAGAGGGGCCCGCGAGCGGCAGGGCGAAACCCTACATCGCGCGCCGCCGGGCCTCCCCTTCCCCtgtcctctccctcgccgccgccagagggcgcACCGGGGCGAAGC contains:
- the LOC124667728 gene encoding NAC domain-containing protein 90-like; the encoded protein is MADGRPPGYRFYPTEEELICFYLRNKLDGRRVDDIERVIPVVDVYSVDPLQLSEIHERLCGGGGGEGEPWFYFSERQEREARGGRPSRTTPSGYWKAAGTPGVVYGADRRAIGMRKTMVFYRGRAPSGTKTKWKMNEYRAFHHDNDVAGGLVAGPGSGFSHAAAPPNLPPQLRSEFSLCRLYTRSGTLRQFDRRPVAAAAAGGDNPGPATAAAMSLSPDDGDGSGGSMHLHEEELMEGSGGDPYGDDISTLAALLYWPVD